The DNA window GTTATAGTGATTTCCAGCCACTACGGGCACGGCACAGATGGAGAGAATTGGAAGCAGACGGTGAATGTAAAATCACTGGACACAGCTGTTTTGACAATTTTAAACATAAGTGACAGCGGGAATTTAGGACTGGAAAAAAGTTACGTTGTCAGTATTAGATCTGGTCTGGCGGGGACGGCCCCCCTGTTAATCCAGTTTTTGGATTTGCGCAACGATGCACAACCGGTGATTTTAGAAGAGAGGAACGATTATGTTATCCGAGTATCGCCGAATGATGACGCTGTGTTGCGGAATgcagatgggctgtcccatttcTCTGAAAACCCTGTGCTTTTCGCCCTCTTGCCTTTGATATTCATCAACAAATGTGCTTTTGGATGTAAAGTGGAAATTGACGTTCTACGAGGTTTGTTGAAACAGCCGCACCCAGTATTGTTGGGGATAGTGGGCCAGTTCGTGGTCATGCCTTTGTACGCTTATGCCCTGGCCAGGATTGCTTATCTTCCTAAAGCCCTGTCTCTAGGGCTGATCATTACCTGTTCGGCGCCGGGAGGTGGGGGCGGTTACCTGTACAGCCTCCTCCTGGGTGGCGATGTGACCCTTGCCATATCCATGACCCTCATCTCCACTGTAGTCGCCACTGGCATGATGCCACTCACCTCCACCATCTACGGCCGCCTTCTCAATGTACACGAGACCCTTCACGTGCCATTTGTTAAAATCCTTGTCACCCTGCTGTTCATTGCTGTTCCTATTTCTACCGGCATGCTCATAAAGTACAAGTTCCCCAGCGTCTCCCGGGTTCTGCTTACCCTCATACGGCCATTCAGCTTCATCCTTATCGTCGGAGGTATTTTCATGGCGTATGAAATGGGAGCTTCCATACTTGCCAGTGTTAAACCGCAGATAATAGTGGTCGGGGTCACGGTGCCACTTTTTGGACTGTTTTTGGGCTACCTCATGGCAGCTGCTTTGAGACTGACAGCGCCTCATCGCAAGACAGTCAGCATTGAGATTGGGGTTCAGAACAGCCTCCTGGCCCTCGCCGTCATGCAGCTGTCTTTCCGCCGGCTGGAGGCAGACTTTGCATCGCAAGCGCCCTTTATCGTGGCTCTCAGCAGCACCTCAGAAATGCTGCTTATAGTGATCATTAACGCCATCTACAAAAAACTCAGACCGACCACCCAGACAGAAGTGTGATTGtactatttcttttttaatatacacCAAAAAGTCTTGAGaccaaaagcctttttttttaatttttcatttcacACTGTGCACTATTGTATGAGAGaaagttgaaatattttttataccaaacatttttttattttataattgaaatttaaaattatatatatatatatatatatatatatatatatatatatatatatatatatatatataaagtgttgtAATTTATATAATGTTTACATACTAGAAGTGGGTAGTGAGGGTAAAATTAACCACTGTTTGGctttaaataatatgttcttGAATACAAAAGTACATTAATACCTGGATGAATCTTGCTAGAAACGATGAGATCATTTGAAAAACCTTGGTACctaattaaaataactttttgcCCATTTTGAGCAATTTTATTTCCTAATTCGAGAATGCATTTTATATTGCAGGTGCCTGTCTGGCAGATTTGTTCATTTCACAGAGAAAATAccttcataataaaaaaataaataaataaagatttccTAAATATATTGCTTTGTTTATATTTCAAATGGGAAGGATGTGCTGGGTTAGAAAATGCTGCTTTTAATATATGGGACGATGGAACCTTTTCTCCAAGACAAGTAGTTCATGTAACTTAACCTGCAGGGCCTTGTGTGACTGCAGTACATTCGTGTAGATTTACTTGGCTTGCTGCATTGGCAGATGGTGGACAGCAAGGGTGGCGGCATAACAAAATGGAAACCTCTCAGAGCCTGATTTTTGCTGCTTAGCTTTTAAGAAGCATTAAAATTGTGCAGTTGAGCagaacaaagaaatacataaaacaagcaaCTTGAAATTGTTGGGCAAGGTGCATTTTGATTTTGTTCAATTTGAGGGTGCCCAGGGCACATCAAGCACTGTGCTTGTTAAAGCCAGGTATGGGGGGGGATTGGCACTAGGTAAGTGCTGCCATTGTCAGTATGGAATTAATATTGTGCCTGCAAGCCATGCAGCTTTTTTCCAGGTCTAAAGCTGAGATAGCAGCTGTTATCTGGGTGGAAAATATAATCCTGAAGCACAAAACAGGTTCAGAGCTTCATCCGACAGCTGACTTGGAAGCTGTTCTTATATTTATTCCAGTGGTGAGGGCTCTATATGAACAGTGATGGTATCAGCAAGTGTATTAAAACATCAAGAAACACTGCAAA is part of the Polyodon spathula isolate WHYD16114869_AA chromosome 13, ASM1765450v1, whole genome shotgun sequence genome and encodes:
- the LOC121326258 gene encoding P3 protein-like; this encodes MRKCIVICWLIFCVTGSTDLNVINGNNNSRTTLMINHSERRYLHIGDGTSVEFEFPQNTKGVIVISSHYGHGTDGENWKQTVNVKSLDTAVLTILNISDSGNLGLEKSYVVSIRSGLAGTAPLLIQFLDLRNDAQPVILEERNDYVIRVSPNDDAVLRNADGLSHFSENPVLFALLPLIFINKCAFGCKVEIDVLRGLLKQPHPVLLGIVGQFVVMPLYAYALARIAYLPKALSLGLIITCSAPGGGGGYLYSLLLGGDVTLAISMTLISTVVATGMMPLTSTIYGRLLNVHETLHVPFVKILVTLLFIAVPISTGMLIKYKFPSVSRVLLTLIRPFSFILIVGGIFMAYEMGASILASVKPQIIVVGVTVPLFGLFLGYLMAAALRLTAPHRKTVSIEIGVQNSLLALAVMQLSFRRLEADFASQAPFIVALSSTSEMLLIVIINAIYKKLRPTTQTEV